Proteins from a single region of Deinococcus aquaedulcis:
- a CDS encoding 3'(2'),5'-bisphosphate nucleotidase CysQ gives MTVPSSQPLAREQAVAEGLAREAGALLRTHLRAGFTVEHKTSPDDPVTAADRDASVLILRGLAQSFPGDGLLSEEEADSPARLNHERVWIVDPIDGTREFASGSPDFCVSIGLTVNGEPVLGVVYAPATDELFSGVVGEGVTLNGEVVPPPAPGPDWRVAVSDSEYGRELHAVPLPGMAPSGSIALKLARIAAAQADATFSMSPRSEWDLAAGHALLRAAGGELRRRDGRPIPYNQPRPHIEQGLIAGHPAALSWLDAALAEHRVPLAHLGLTPADPAWAVLPPEDQAALSAHPGVSVRHAGGRPLALLVVDPQTRQVQRAEGDAFHLERLTRDVTRALGPLQASRAGAGAGDAGA, from the coding sequence ATGACCGTACCTTCTTCTCAACCCCTGGCCCGCGAACAGGCGGTGGCCGAAGGGCTGGCGCGCGAGGCCGGGGCCCTGCTGCGCACGCACCTGCGCGCCGGCTTCACAGTGGAGCACAAGACCAGTCCCGACGACCCCGTGACTGCCGCCGACCGAGACGCTTCGGTGCTGATTCTGCGCGGGCTGGCACAGTCGTTTCCGGGCGACGGCCTGCTGTCCGAAGAAGAGGCCGACAGCCCGGCCCGACTGAACCATGAGCGGGTCTGGATTGTGGACCCCATTGACGGCACCCGGGAATTTGCGTCTGGCAGCCCCGATTTCTGCGTCAGTATTGGTCTGACCGTGAACGGCGAACCCGTGCTGGGTGTGGTGTACGCCCCGGCCACCGATGAACTGTTCAGCGGGGTGGTGGGCGAGGGCGTGACCCTGAACGGGGAAGTCGTGCCTCCGCCTGCCCCGGGCCCAGACTGGCGGGTGGCCGTCTCTGACAGTGAATATGGCCGCGAACTGCACGCCGTGCCGCTGCCCGGCATGGCGCCCAGCGGCAGCATTGCTCTGAAGCTGGCCCGTATCGCGGCGGCGCAGGCCGACGCCACCTTTTCCATGTCGCCGCGCAGCGAGTGGGATCTGGCGGCCGGGCACGCCCTGCTGCGCGCCGCTGGGGGCGAGCTGCGCCGCCGCGACGGCCGCCCCATTCCCTACAACCAGCCGCGCCCGCACATTGAACAGGGCCTGATCGCCGGGCACCCGGCGGCGCTGTCGTGGCTGGACGCCGCCCTGGCCGAACACCGCGTGCCCCTGGCCCACCTGGGCCTGACCCCGGCCGACCCCGCGTGGGCGGTGCTGCCGCCCGAAGATCAGGCGGCGCTCTCAGCGCACCCGGGCGTGAGCGTGCGCCACGCGGGCGGGCGGCCCCTGGCCCTGCTGGTGGTGGACCCCCAGACCCGGCAGGTGCAGCGCGCCGAGGGCGACGCCTTTCATCTGGAGCGCCTGACCCGTGACGTGACCCGGGCGCTGGGGCCCCTGCAGGCCAGCAGGGCTGGCGCCGGCGCAGGTGACGCTGGGGCATGA
- a CDS encoding GNAT family N-acetyltransferase gives MIQPPPQRIRVTLKPVLDFTAAEWRTLHAFFRSRELADWNDARPIRMPGWLFRRVMQEEERTGERAGFGVLDERGQLIGSAELYDLRPPPPLTPTAATLGVMIGLPELWGQGYGRAAVGALLTWAFQERDAPLSRVRLTTFAHNRRAQRAFAACGFREVGRTARAGRTDVHMELTRAQWLAAQEAGAQNAAE, from the coding sequence ATGATCCAGCCGCCTCCCCAACGCATTCGCGTGACTTTGAAGCCAGTGCTGGACTTCACGGCGGCCGAGTGGCGCACCCTGCACGCCTTTTTTCGCAGCCGGGAGCTGGCCGACTGGAATGACGCCCGCCCCATCCGCATGCCGGGCTGGCTGTTTCGCCGCGTGATGCAGGAAGAGGAGCGCACCGGCGAGCGCGCGGGGTTTGGCGTGCTGGACGAGCGCGGCCAGCTCATCGGCAGCGCCGAGCTGTACGACCTGCGCCCGCCGCCCCCCCTGACCCCCACGGCCGCGACCCTGGGCGTGATGATCGGCCTGCCCGAACTGTGGGGCCAGGGCTACGGCCGCGCGGCGGTGGGCGCGCTACTGACCTGGGCCTTTCAGGAACGCGACGCGCCCCTGAGCCGCGTGCGCCTGACCACCTTTGCCCATAACCGCCGCGCGCAGCGGGCCTTTGCGGCCTGCGGCTTTCGTGAAGTGGGCCGCACGGCCCGCGCCGGCCGCACCGACGTGCATATGGAACTCACGCGCGCCCAGTGGCTGGCCGCCCAGGAGGCCGGCGCCCAAAACGCGGCAGAATAG
- a CDS encoding D-2-hydroxyacid dehydrogenase, whose translation MRVLVPDVPEFRALAAHDEGSVPGVTFAFYSRTEVPAGPADGAVVWLVGPEQRRQLLATPGLKWVLTLTAGIEHVQGYLPGGVTLYNASRLHDRAVAVHVLAGMLAASRGLHLFRDAQARHQWASPALPQTARLTTLEGQRVVLWGHGHIGRQLEALLSPHGAHVSGIRSGTSATERAELLAAADWVVLLLPGTEETRGIVNAQTLAALKPGAWLCNVGRGPLIVTDDLVGALQSGHLGGAVLDVTDPEPLPADHVLWTMPNVMLTPHIASTTDDLVARGAELARNFLIDLQQGVEPEGLVETGRLY comes from the coding sequence ATGCGTGTTCTTGTTCCCGATGTGCCGGAATTCCGTGCCCTGGCCGCCCACGATGAGGGCAGTGTGCCCGGGGTCACGTTCGCTTTTTACAGCCGCACAGAGGTGCCCGCAGGCCCCGCCGACGGCGCCGTGGTGTGGCTGGTGGGCCCGGAGCAGCGCCGGCAGCTGCTGGCCACCCCGGGCCTGAAATGGGTGCTGACCCTGACAGCGGGCATTGAGCATGTGCAGGGCTACCTGCCCGGAGGGGTCACGCTGTACAACGCCAGCCGCCTGCATGACCGCGCGGTGGCCGTGCACGTGCTGGCCGGCATGCTGGCGGCCTCGCGCGGGCTGCACCTGTTCCGCGACGCCCAGGCCCGGCACCAGTGGGCCTCGCCCGCGCTGCCGCAGACCGCCCGCCTGACCACCCTGGAGGGGCAGCGGGTGGTGCTGTGGGGCCACGGGCACATCGGGCGGCAACTGGAGGCGCTGCTCTCGCCGCACGGCGCGCATGTGAGCGGCATTCGCAGCGGCACCTCGGCCACCGAGCGCGCCGAGCTGCTGGCGGCGGCCGACTGGGTGGTGCTGCTGCTGCCGGGCACCGAGGAAACGCGCGGCATCGTGAACGCGCAGACGCTGGCCGCCCTGAAGCCCGGCGCGTGGCTGTGCAACGTGGGCCGGGGGCCCCTGATCGTGACCGACGATCTGGTGGGCGCCCTGCAAAGCGGGCACCTGGGCGGCGCCGTGTTGGACGTGACCGACCCCGAACCCCTGCCCGCCGACCACGTGCTGTGGACCATGCCCAACGTCATGTTGACCCCGCACATCGCCAGCACCACGGACGATCTGGTGGCGCGCGGCGCCGAGCTGGCGCGCAATTTCCTGATTGATCTGCAGCAGGGTGTGGAGCCCGAGGGGCTGGTCGAAACCGGACGCCTGTATTGA
- the mnmA gene encoding tRNA 2-thiouridine(34) synthase MnmA has product MSAPVPLSTPVPAPAAGSGERVLCAMSGGVDSSVTAALLKDQGYQVVGAMMRFWPDDKRVDTFDTCCSPDAAYEARRVAEQVGVPFYLLDYREQFQRHIVGPFLDEYARGRTPNPCVNCNTKVKFDELVKKAKMLGCRYVATGHYVKRVETAAGEVQFHRGDDPRKDQTYFLWGTPREALPYILFPVGELEKPQVRAIAEERGLLTARKPESQNICFVPGKVQDFVAEHLPQAGGFIREIATGEVVGEHLGTQFYTLGQKKGLGLYQSHRVRHVVHLDPATNTVWVGDYEDCLWSGLRAGSANYLLDLPDLPSELEVQVRYRTAPVKARVVHADEHGFELAFAEPQFAVAPGQSAVLYDGPRLLGGGLIEDHVRELPPLKAAPKKRPTPVLS; this is encoded by the coding sequence ATGAGCGCGCCTGTGCCCCTGTCCACGCCCGTCCCCGCCCCTGCTGCCGGCAGTGGGGAACGTGTGCTGTGCGCCATGTCGGGTGGGGTGGACAGCAGCGTAACGGCCGCGCTGCTTAAAGACCAGGGTTATCAGGTGGTGGGCGCCATGATGCGCTTCTGGCCCGACGACAAGCGCGTGGACACCTTCGACACCTGCTGCTCGCCCGATGCCGCCTACGAGGCCCGCCGGGTGGCCGAGCAGGTGGGCGTGCCCTTTTACCTGCTGGACTACCGCGAGCAGTTTCAGCGGCACATCGTGGGCCCGTTTCTGGATGAATACGCCCGGGGCCGCACGCCGAACCCCTGCGTGAACTGCAACACCAAGGTCAAGTTCGATGAACTCGTGAAAAAGGCCAAGATGCTGGGCTGCCGCTACGTGGCCACCGGGCATTACGTCAAGCGCGTGGAAACGGCGGCGGGCGAGGTGCAGTTTCACCGGGGCGACGACCCCCGCAAGGACCAGACCTATTTCCTGTGGGGCACCCCGCGCGAGGCCCTGCCGTACATCCTGTTTCCGGTGGGCGAGCTGGAAAAGCCGCAGGTGCGCGCCATTGCCGAGGAGCGCGGCCTGCTGACCGCCCGCAAGCCCGAAAGCCAGAACATCTGCTTCGTGCCGGGCAAGGTGCAGGACTTCGTGGCCGAGCACCTGCCGCAGGCCGGCGGCTTCATCCGCGAAATCGCCACGGGCGAGGTGGTGGGCGAGCACCTGGGCACGCAGTTTTACACCCTGGGCCAGAAGAAGGGCCTGGGCCTGTACCAGAGCCACCGGGTGCGCCACGTGGTTCACCTGGACCCGGCCACCAATACCGTCTGGGTGGGCGACTACGAGGACTGCCTGTGGAGCGGGTTGCGGGCCGGCAGCGCCAACTACCTGCTGGACCTCCCGGACTTGCCCAGCGAGCTGGAAGTACAGGTGCGCTACCGTACTGCCCCCGTTAAAGCGCGCGTGGTGCACGCCGACGAACACGGCTTTGAGCTGGCTTTTGCCGAGCCCCAGTTTGCTGTGGCGCCCGGCCAGAGCGCGGTGCTGTACGACGGGCCCCGTCTGCTGGGCGGCGGCCTCATTGAAGACCACGTGCGGGAGCTGCCCCCGCTGAAGGCGGCCCCCAAGAAGCGCCCCACGCCCGTGCTGTCCTGA
- a CDS encoding carboxypeptidase regulatory-like domain-containing protein, with translation MLSAKVSHQDARWQAELRASVNLALAVPVHRRTDLARLEGRLLLPGGAGAPGLLLRAGDLATETDGEGRFVFEALPAGSVTLSLLGGTLPPGTQLEPALPLLLNLRPQETRRLEVRGLQTATLSGRVQLRLPESPEARDLLAAELPPLSQLGLQLSAPGQAPLRAVPNPDGSFSFPGLRPGTYTLLFAPEAQALLAGHGVPAPLEVTLSDAEQRELDVDVQWHPREIRIDEVQELTPVPLPPQAP, from the coding sequence GTGCTCAGCGCCAAGGTGTCGCACCAGGACGCCCGCTGGCAGGCCGAACTGCGCGCCAGCGTGAATCTGGCCCTGGCAGTTCCGGTGCACCGCCGCACCGACCTCGCCCGGCTGGAGGGCCGCCTCCTGCTGCCCGGCGGCGCCGGGGCGCCGGGGCTGCTGCTGCGCGCGGGCGATCTGGCCACCGAAACCGACGGCGAGGGCCGCTTTGTGTTCGAGGCACTGCCGGCCGGCAGCGTTACCCTGAGCCTGCTGGGCGGCACGCTGCCCCCAGGCACGCAGCTGGAACCCGCCCTGCCGCTGCTGCTGAACCTGCGCCCGCAGGAAACGCGGCGCCTGGAGGTGCGCGGCCTCCAGACCGCCACCCTGAGCGGCCGGGTACAGCTGCGGCTGCCGGAATCACCCGAGGCCCGCGACCTGCTGGCAGCCGAGCTTCCGCCCCTCAGCCAGCTGGGCCTGCAGCTGAGTGCGCCTGGACAGGCCCCCCTGCGCGCTGTGCCCAACCCCGACGGCTCGTTCAGCTTTCCGGGGCTGCGGCCCGGCACCTACACGCTGCTCTTTGCGCCAGAAGCCCAGGCGCTGCTGGCCGGGCACGGCGTGCCGGCCCCGCTGGAGGTGACCCTGAGCGACGCCGAACAGCGCGAACTGGACGTGGACGTGCAGTGGCACCCCCGCGAGATACGTATTGACGAGGTGCAGGAGCTGACCCCGGTGCCGCTGCCGCCACAGGCACCCTGA
- a CDS encoding sterol desaturase family protein yields the protein MIDLLQRAIPVFVLSLLIEWAAYRFLGDHDEHGEPRLGYAARDTLTSLSMGIGNVLINVFWKAVVLGIYTALYLWTPLRLPSEAWWVWVLLFFLDDFAYYWFHRISHEVRLFWASHVVHHSSQHYNLSTALRQTWVPMTALPFWLPLPLLGFEPWMVLLAQSWNLLYQFFVHTERIGRLPRPIEYVFNTPSHHRAHHGSNDVYLDKNYAGILIIWDRLLGTFQAETERVRYGLVHNINTYHPVRVAFHEFAALWRDVKGARTWRDRLNYLLRPPGWRPGQDG from the coding sequence ATGATTGACCTCTTGCAACGCGCGATTCCGGTCTTCGTGCTGTCGCTGCTGATCGAGTGGGCCGCCTACCGGTTCCTGGGCGACCACGACGAACACGGCGAACCCAGGCTGGGCTACGCCGCACGCGACACCCTGACCAGCCTCAGCATGGGGATTGGCAACGTGCTGATCAACGTGTTCTGGAAGGCAGTGGTGCTGGGCATCTACACCGCCCTGTACCTGTGGACACCGCTGCGCCTGCCGTCGGAGGCGTGGTGGGTGTGGGTGCTGCTGTTCTTTCTGGACGACTTTGCCTACTACTGGTTTCACCGGATCAGCCACGAGGTGCGCCTGTTCTGGGCCAGCCATGTGGTTCACCATTCCAGCCAGCACTACAACCTGTCCACCGCTCTGCGCCAGACCTGGGTGCCCATGACCGCCCTGCCCTTCTGGCTGCCGCTGCCGCTGCTGGGCTTTGAACCCTGGATGGTGCTGCTGGCGCAGTCGTGGAACCTGCTGTACCAGTTTTTCGTGCATACCGAGCGCATAGGGCGCCTGCCCCGGCCCATTGAATACGTGTTCAACACACCCAGCCACCACCGCGCCCACCACGGCAGCAACGACGTGTATCTGGACAAGAACTACGCGGGCATTCTGATCATCTGGGACCGGCTGCTGGGCACCTTTCAGGCCGAAACCGAGCGGGTGCGCTACGGGCTGGTGCACAACATCAACACCTATCACCCGGTCCGCGTGGCCTTTCACGAATTCGCGGCCCTGTGGCGCGATGTGAAGGGGGCCCGCACGTGGCGCGACCGCCTGAATTACCTTTTGCGCCCCCCCGGCTGGCGGCCAGGGCAGGACGGGTAG
- a CDS encoding GntR family transcriptional regulator: MIQPLRPALHAEETLLSRLLDGTYPPGSLLPAERELAAGLGVTRPTLREALQRLARDGLLEIRQGKPTRVCHPEEGGLRVLAHLSRAGDLSGLVPQLLDLRAALLPHWMAASARLDPAPLRAHLGAPPEPGTPDAPQAFTAFDWTVQSLAAHGSGNALAPLLLGAFHEVYTQAGPLYFRDVARQTRALDHYRALHAALALGPDTARQAALTTALDSLHLWPGGTHD; this comes from the coding sequence ATGATCCAGCCGCTGCGCCCCGCCCTGCACGCCGAGGAAACGCTGCTTTCCCGTCTGCTGGACGGCACCTATCCTCCCGGCAGCCTGTTGCCGGCCGAACGCGAACTGGCCGCCGGGCTGGGCGTCACCCGCCCCACCCTGCGCGAAGCCCTGCAGCGCCTTGCGCGCGACGGCCTGCTGGAGATCCGCCAGGGCAAACCCACGCGGGTGTGCCACCCGGAAGAAGGCGGCCTGCGCGTGCTGGCCCACCTGTCTCGGGCGGGCGACCTGAGCGGGCTGGTGCCGCAGCTGCTGGACCTGCGCGCGGCACTGCTGCCGCACTGGATGGCGGCCTCGGCACGGCTGGACCCGGCGCCGCTGCGCGCGCACCTGGGCGCCCCACCCGAACCCGGCACCCCGGACGCACCGCAGGCCTTTACCGCCTTTGACTGGACCGTGCAGAGCCTTGCGGCCCACGGCAGCGGCAATGCGCTGGCGCCGCTGCTGCTGGGCGCCTTCCACGAGGTCTACACCCAGGCCGGGCCCCTGTATTTCCGCGACGTGGCCCGCCAGACCCGCGCGCTGGACCACTACCGCGCCCTGCACGCCGCGCTGGCCCTGGGGCCCGACACCGCGCGACAGGCCGCGCTGACCACCGCCCTGGACAGCCTGCACCTGTGGCCGGGGGGCACCCATGATTGA
- the lysA gene encoding diaminopimelate decarboxylase: protein MSLPDAALHAAAQQYGTPLYVYDAAELDAALTRVRAAFGAARVHYAMKANPNLTLLRRLQAADVGFECVSIGELARAAHLGARGEHVLVNGPAKTDAEYRLGAELGATFILDREEEVRLLPPAARVLVRVNPALNVSTHDHLATGAATSKFGVTPDQTPRILQALRAAGHTALGLHVHIGSAIRDAGDFTAAFARLRDLRAHTGPLAVLDAGGGWSLDADLHGIAREAHAAAAAYGAELWVEPGRYLVAGAGTLLTRVVGTKVTGRPFALVDAGMTELLRPMLYGAQHPVRPLWDRPGTGPWDLAGPACESGDILARNVPLAAPQSGDLLAIGEAGAYGAAMSSTYLTRPRPAEVLYDGGTWTVIRRRETPQHIWALEEGEGTGQ, encoded by the coding sequence ATGAGCCTGCCCGACGCCGCCCTGCACGCCGCTGCCCAGCAGTACGGCACCCCGCTGTACGTCTACGACGCCGCCGAACTGGACGCCGCCCTGACCCGGGTGCGCGCGGCCTTTGGCGCGGCCCGGGTGCACTACGCCATGAAGGCCAACCCCAACCTCACCCTGCTGCGGCGCCTGCAGGCGGCCGATGTGGGCTTTGAATGCGTCAGCATCGGTGAACTGGCGCGCGCCGCGCACCTGGGGGCCCGGGGCGAGCATGTGCTGGTGAACGGCCCGGCCAAGACCGACGCCGAATATCGCCTGGGCGCCGAACTGGGCGCCACCTTCATTCTGGACCGGGAAGAGGAGGTGCGCCTGCTGCCCCCGGCCGCCCGCGTGCTGGTGCGGGTGAACCCGGCCCTGAACGTGAGCACCCACGACCATCTGGCGACGGGGGCCGCCACCAGCAAATTCGGCGTGACGCCGGACCAGACCCCGCGCATTCTGCAGGCCCTGCGGGCCGCCGGGCACACGGCGCTGGGGCTGCATGTGCATATTGGCAGTGCGATCCGCGACGCAGGGGATTTCACGGCGGCCTTTGCCCGCCTGCGCGACCTGCGCGCCCACACCGGGCCCCTGGCGGTGCTGGACGCAGGCGGCGGCTGGAGCCTGGACGCCGATCTGCACGGCATTGCCCGCGAAGCCCACGCGGCGGCGGCGGCTTACGGCGCCGAGTTGTGGGTGGAACCGGGCCGCTATCTGGTGGCGGGGGCGGGCACCCTGCTCACGCGCGTGGTGGGCACCAAGGTCACCGGCCGCCCGTTTGCGCTGGTGGACGCCGGCATGACCGAACTGCTGCGCCCCATGCTCTACGGCGCGCAGCACCCGGTGCGCCCACTGTGGGACCGCCCCGGCACCGGGCCCTGGGACCTTGCGGGCCCGGCGTGTGAAAGTGGCGACATCCTGGCCCGGAACGTGCCGCTGGCCGCGCCCCAGAGCGGCGACCTGCTGGCGATTGGCGAGGCCGGGGCCTACGGCGCCGCCATGAGCAGCACCTACCTCACCCGCCCCCGCCCCGCCGAGGTGCTGTACGACGGCGGAACGTGGACTGTGATTCGCCGCCGCGAAACGCCGCAGCACATCTGGGCGCTGGAAGAGGGGGAAGGCACAGGGCAGTGA
- a CDS encoding nuclease-related domain-containing protein yields the protein MIVKALEPQEYADPLRRAGHEAERQMAFYLKRAFGEDARKFVFHNLRLERKGEVAQLDHLVLHRYGLVVIESKSVAGQVSVNEHGEWTRWWNRQGRGMPSPVLQARRQLDLLLSLLEDHTTDLMDRSLLGLKQRTFAGVRRDVLVAISDGGRITRKTDVPELVKADQVPDRVKAIIDQEVEKPFGTFGLTEAEMTRLVAFLRARHTPAEVAPPAAAPPTPAPRAQAASAAPASVRTSQERQAQARPQPEVACRACGSANLSVQYGKYGYYLKCADCGGNTPAKPVCAACGQPARLSKSGAEFTATCPGGHRWPYWTNPA from the coding sequence ATGATCGTCAAGGCGCTGGAACCCCAGGAGTATGCCGATCCCCTGCGCCGCGCGGGCCACGAGGCCGAGCGGCAGATGGCCTTCTACCTCAAACGCGCGTTCGGTGAGGACGCGCGCAAGTTCGTGTTTCATAACCTGCGCCTGGAACGTAAGGGCGAGGTCGCGCAGCTGGACCATCTGGTGCTGCACCGCTACGGACTGGTGGTGATTGAAAGCAAGAGTGTGGCCGGGCAGGTCAGCGTGAATGAACACGGTGAATGGACGCGCTGGTGGAACCGGCAGGGGCGCGGCATGCCCTCGCCGGTGCTGCAGGCGCGGCGGCAGCTGGACCTGCTGCTGTCTCTGCTAGAAGACCACACCACGGACCTGATGGACCGCTCGCTGCTGGGACTCAAGCAGCGCACCTTTGCAGGCGTGCGGCGCGACGTGCTGGTCGCCATCTCGGACGGAGGCCGCATCACCCGCAAAACGGACGTGCCTGAACTGGTCAAGGCCGATCAGGTGCCGGACCGCGTCAAGGCCATCATTGATCAGGAAGTCGAGAAACCGTTCGGCACCTTTGGTCTGACCGAAGCGGAGATGACGCGCCTTGTGGCCTTCCTGCGTGCCCGTCACACTCCGGCTGAGGTGGCGCCGCCAGCAGCAGCGCCCCCCACCCCGGCGCCCCGTGCCCAGGCCGCCTCTGCGGCGCCGGCCTCGGTGCGCACCTCGCAGGAACGGCAGGCGCAGGCCCGGCCGCAGCCAGAGGTGGCCTGCCGCGCCTGTGGGTCCGCGAACCTCAGCGTGCAGTACGGCAAATACGGGTACTACCTCAAGTGCGCCGACTGCGGCGGCAACACGCCCGCCAAGCCGGTCTGCGCGGCGTGCGGTCAGCCCGCCCGGCTGTCCAAGAGCGGCGCCGAGTTCACCGCCACCTGCCCGGGCGGCCACCGCTGGCCCTACTGGACCAATCCAGCGTAG
- a CDS encoding phospholipase A2 produces the protein MRRTLVPAVVLSSVLAACGQTTPGVQGAADSAVAAYAARPELQDAGSQAILARYGNDPGLLASLQEAYGERPAALTLPQVPALTGLDYASDRLAYIKRVGWGSVSNYNSQYNAYAGTSSPYTGLDWSRDGCSAPDGLGLGYREDFRPACNVHDFAYRNLKVYERTDANRKTSDEAFHTNMKSICAAKSWYARPACYSAAYAYYQAVRVGGSGSF, from the coding sequence ATGCGTAGAACCCTGGTTCCCGCCGTCGTCCTCTCTTCCGTTCTCGCTGCCTGCGGTCAAACCACGCCTGGAGTCCAGGGCGCGGCGGACAGTGCGGTCGCCGCCTACGCGGCCCGCCCCGAATTGCAGGACGCCGGCAGTCAGGCCATCCTGGCGCGCTACGGCAACGACCCCGGCCTGCTGGCCTCGTTGCAGGAAGCCTACGGCGAGCGCCCCGCCGCCCTGACGCTGCCCCAGGTGCCGGCCCTGACCGGGCTGGATTACGCCAGTGACCGCCTCGCGTACATCAAGCGCGTGGGCTGGGGCTCGGTGAGCAATTACAACAGCCAGTACAACGCCTACGCCGGCACCAGCAGCCCCTACACCGGCCTGGACTGGAGCCGCGACGGCTGCAGCGCCCCCGACGGCCTGGGCCTGGGCTACCGCGAGGACTTCCGCCCGGCGTGCAACGTGCACGACTTCGCCTACCGCAACCTGAAGGTCTACGAGCGCACCGATGCCAACCGCAAGACCAGCGACGAGGCCTTTCACACCAACATGAAGTCCATCTGCGCCGCCAAGAGCTGGTACGCCCGCCCGGCGTGCTACAGCGCGGCCTACGCCTACTACCAGGCCGTGCGCGTGGGCGGCAGCGGCAGCTTCTAA
- a CDS encoding TetR/AcrR family transcriptional regulator — translation MTVPPLSVPAAPDTTRARIQQEAARLFVQSGYHGVSMREVAEAVGVTKPALYHHYADKEALFLAMLEGTLAGLSRLVQSAEAQVGIRLQLDTLVYELLASAPEQRVGLQLAGELRHVSPERRAAFEQHYRQVWVGGLTALFEAASARGELRADVPPALLTRAFLALTYPLVTGTPPADPQGTARALLAVFLDGAAHR, via the coding sequence ATGACCGTGCCGCCCCTGTCTGTTCCCGCCGCGCCCGACACCACCCGCGCCCGCATTCAGCAGGAAGCCGCGCGGCTGTTTGTGCAAAGCGGCTACCACGGGGTCAGCATGCGCGAGGTGGCCGAGGCCGTGGGCGTCACCAAGCCGGCCCTGTACCACCACTACGCCGACAAGGAAGCCCTGTTCCTGGCGATGCTGGAAGGCACCCTGGCAGGCCTGAGCCGACTGGTGCAGTCCGCCGAGGCCCAGGTGGGCATTCGTCTGCAGCTGGACACCCTGGTCTACGAACTGCTGGCCAGCGCCCCGGAGCAGCGCGTGGGCCTGCAACTGGCGGGCGAACTGCGCCACGTCAGCCCGGAGCGGCGCGCCGCGTTCGAGCAGCACTACCGTCAGGTGTGGGTGGGCGGCCTGACAGCGCTGTTCGAGGCAGCCTCGGCACGTGGGGAGCTGCGCGCCGATGTGCCTCCCGCGCTTCTTACCCGCGCCTTTCTGGCCCTGACCTATCCGCTGGTGACCGGTACACCCCCCGCCGATCCCCAGGGCACCGCGCGCGCCCTGCTGGCGGTCTTTTTGGACGGGGCGGCCCACCGTTAG
- a CDS encoding TerC family protein — protein MESLFGWITQPEAWLAFGTLLLLEVVLGIDNVIFISILAGKLPPDQQQRARTIGLLAAMLMRLALLFSISWIYSLKAELFTLLGVGFSGRDLILIFGGLFLLYKAVKEMHEQLEGPGAHHEGPTAGRVAGANFAAIIGQIMLLDIVFSLDSVITAVGMADDIGVMVAAVVVTVLIMLVAARPIGDFVQAHPTVKMLALAFLLLIGVNLIADGFGFKIPKGYTYFAMGFAIAVELLNLRVRRGKAVALHETGRHPDAH, from the coding sequence ATGGAATCACTGTTTGGGTGGATCACCCAGCCGGAAGCGTGGCTGGCTTTCGGCACGCTGCTTTTGCTCGAAGTCGTGCTGGGCATCGACAACGTTATTTTCATCTCGATTCTGGCGGGCAAGCTGCCCCCGGATCAGCAGCAGCGCGCGCGCACCATCGGCCTGCTGGCCGCCATGCTGATGCGCCTGGCCCTGCTGTTTTCCATCAGCTGGATCTACAGCCTGAAAGCAGAACTGTTTACGCTGCTGGGCGTAGGTTTTTCCGGCCGCGACCTGATCCTGATTTTCGGCGGCCTCTTCTTGCTCTACAAGGCCGTCAAGGAAATGCACGAGCAGCTTGAAGGCCCCGGCGCCCACCATGAGGGCCCCACCGCCGGGCGGGTGGCCGGCGCCAACTTCGCGGCGATTATCGGGCAGATCATGCTGCTGGATATCGTCTTCAGCCTCGACAGCGTGATCACGGCCGTGGGCATGGCCGACGATATCGGCGTGATGGTGGCGGCCGTGGTGGTCACTGTGCTGATCATGCTGGTGGCGGCGCGCCCCATTGGCGACTTTGTGCAGGCCCACCCCACGGTGAAGATGCTGGCCCTGGCCTTCCTGCTGCTCATTGGCGTGAACCTGATCGCCGACGGTTTTGGGTTCAAGATTCCCAAGGGCTACACCTACTTCGCTATGGGCTTTGCCATTGCCGTGGAACTGCTGAACCTGCGCGTGCGCCGGGGCAAGGCGGTGGCCCTGCACGAAACAGGCCGCCACCCCGACGCCCACTGA
- a CDS encoding NAD(P)H-dependent oxidoreductase subunit E, with amino-acid sequence MPVTRLEICTEHLSIDQREELLDAVWTALRISPGMVTADGNVELVLSQCGGLARPEDTPLVRVNDLEYRNVTPGRLVTLMRRWVR; translated from the coding sequence TTGCCCGTCACCCGCCTGGAAATCTGTACCGAACACCTGAGCATTGATCAGCGTGAAGAACTGCTGGACGCCGTCTGGACCGCGCTGCGCATCAGCCCCGGCATGGTCACCGCCGACGGCAACGTGGAACTGGTGCTCTCGCAGTGCGGCGGCCTCGCCCGCCCCGAGGACACGCCACTGGTGCGCGTGAACGACCTGGAATATCGCAACGTTACCCCAGGCCGCCTCGTGACCCTGATGCGGCGCTGGGTGCGCTAA